A window of Lacibacter sediminis contains these coding sequences:
- a CDS encoding SprB repeat-containing protein, with amino-acid sequence MNISTARCNIHYTQTKINWCNGLTSNIKQNLTLLFLNLLIFSFSAIGQLPLNNGNADKWNPLNANSFLYIGQHAGAADAEITHVPNEWNTIQTGTLISNSNVQFTLDAMNPIRSLVVNTKFAPPAAADLDQLRNGGIGEAPTPNNWVNGNAGPENSHFIESWSIPYRMRITGLTNNTSHNIIIEWDIMGSSGTKHAIDYITHFQNLGSNTLHSSLFGHNAEVVNPGFGLTVSSTNTWTIPTPSSAGSPVAGQPTNSFNTLNLKDFTIYNGTITAMSYVSEGDLTADNSKTRLSITFTANFSGGANTVILGWGGHIASQSDWGIGESASDISGSPYHTRLIELDGSGGNQDRSLKADAVVVPPGCNITSPDLCPLTTSSTASASLTNSAGVTTSYTWSLVGANTAGATLTGSLSGSVGSGVTAIPGVGISAPVGGFAAGTSFTVQLFVSRTFSGIAFTSTCTKTVNITTGATATATANPTAIDIRTAAHNTTLNVSVSPGSIGDYDLLWTEDGAGSLDFNNIVSPVYTAAPADQGQTITFNVTLTPKAGTTGLCPNNATVTVPVNGTATCVVTCLTNCTPCAGSVSTFRGPLNEPASATTFYDWNIVSGDATITGADNEQNVTVTAGLTNYRLELTITYANPALNQAPCGIDVTVGDVLASDDHTNVSCFGGSNGSVTVTFSGGTAPYEVNFNGGGFAAQTSPKTYTGLAAGAYTWVVRDANGCEESGSETVTQPSDLLASDDHANVSCFGGSNGSVTVTFSGGTAPYEVNFNGGGFAAQTSPKTYTGLAAGAYTWVVRDANGCEESGSETVTQPSDLLASDDHANVSCFGGSNGSVTVTFSGGTAPYEVNFNGGGFAAQTSPKTYTGLAAGAYTWVVRDANGCEESGSETVTQPSDVLASDDHANVSCFGGSNGSVTVTFSGGTAPYEVNFNGGGFAAQTSPKTYTGLAAGAYTWVVRDANGCEESGSETVTQPSDLLASDDHANVSCFGGSNGSVTVTFSGGTAPYEVNFNGGGFAAQTSPKTYTGLAAGAYTWVVRDANGCEESGSETVTQPSDLLASDDHANVSCFGGSNGSVTVTFSGGTAPYEVNFNGGGFAAQTSPKTYTGLAAGAYTWVVRDANGCEESGSETVTQPSDVLASDDHANVSCFGGSNGSVTVTFSGGTAPYEVNFNGGGFAAQTSPKTYTGLAAGAYTWVVRDANGCEESGSETVTQPSDLLASDDHANVSCFGGSNGSVTVTFSGGTAPYEVNFNGGGFAAQTSPKTYTGLAAGAYTWVVRDANGCEESGSETVTQPSDVLASDDHANVSCFGGSNGSVTVTFSGGTAPYEVNFNGGGFAAQTSPKTYTGLAAGAYTWVVRDANGCEESGSETVTQPDALSCSLTTPSIPVCGTSGSTVSGTVSGGTGPYTCSASFDATGVNAGWVVTNCEVVAGVITVTYTSGGVANTVLTVTVTDANNCTSNCTVTLTCDGGKGCTPGFWKTHPDLWDNCSDGVVQAIPGASCTGTGTIGNFTPGADFTTSTPFVAYFGITNNGCGGGCRINNLPSTMGAAMAAAGGSCNKLARTAVAALLNAAVFGADYLDATGFASFADLYNAIKNGFNTCTYEPLATNLDNANNQDHSLCSGLPGTILTSSIVSGRVNLNNEVTLNASRQITVQAYPNPFNSEINFRFISPESGYANLEVYDMVGRKLSIVYSGHVDANVQRTVTYRVPVSQQVPMIYRLTVNGKAVVGKLLPGDRNNNY; translated from the coding sequence ATGAATATTTCTACAGCCCGATGTAATATTCATTACACCCAAACCAAAATAAATTGGTGCAATGGATTAACATCAAACATCAAACAAAATCTAACGCTTCTTTTTCTTAACCTTTTAATTTTTTCATTCAGTGCTATTGGCCAATTGCCATTGAACAATGGTAATGCTGACAAATGGAATCCGTTAAATGCAAACAGTTTTCTCTACATCGGTCAGCATGCGGGTGCTGCCGATGCAGAGATCACTCATGTTCCGAACGAATGGAATACAATACAAACCGGAACATTGATCAGCAATTCAAATGTTCAGTTTACATTGGATGCGATGAATCCCATTCGCTCCCTGGTTGTAAATACAAAGTTTGCACCCCCAGCGGCAGCTGATCTTGATCAACTAAGGAATGGTGGAATAGGCGAGGCTCCAACACCCAACAACTGGGTAAATGGTAATGCAGGGCCGGAGAACTCACATTTTATTGAAAGCTGGTCGATCCCTTATCGTATGCGGATTACAGGCTTAACCAATAATACGTCGCATAACATTATTATTGAGTGGGATATTATGGGATCATCAGGCACTAAACATGCCATTGATTACATTACACATTTCCAGAATCTTGGCAGTAACACGTTGCATAGTTCTCTTTTTGGGCACAATGCAGAAGTAGTAAATCCTGGCTTCGGGTTAACAGTAAGTTCAACAAATACATGGACTATACCTACACCAAGTTCAGCAGGTTCACCTGTTGCAGGTCAACCTACAAATAGTTTTAATACGTTGAACCTAAAAGATTTCACAATCTACAATGGAACAATAACTGCTATGAGTTATGTTTCAGAAGGTGATTTAACTGCTGATAATTCAAAAACAAGATTATCGATTACGTTCACTGCTAATTTCAGTGGTGGCGCCAATACGGTGATACTTGGCTGGGGCGGTCATATAGCTTCACAATCTGATTGGGGTATTGGCGAATCAGCGAGTGATATCAGTGGTTCTCCTTATCATACACGTTTAATTGAACTGGATGGATCAGGTGGTAACCAGGATCGTTCATTAAAAGCCGATGCGGTAGTTGTTCCTCCTGGTTGTAATATAACTTCACCTGATCTCTGTCCGCTCACAACAAGTTCAACTGCAAGTGCTTCCTTAACTAATTCAGCCGGCGTTACAACTTCCTATACATGGAGTCTTGTTGGAGCAAATACAGCAGGCGCTACTCTTACAGGAAGCTTAAGCGGTTCAGTTGGTTCAGGCGTAACAGCAATTCCAGGTGTTGGTATAAGTGCACCTGTAGGTGGTTTTGCGGCAGGAACTTCTTTCACTGTTCAGCTTTTTGTTTCAAGAACATTCTCCGGAATAGCGTTTACCAGTACTTGTACAAAAACTGTAAACATTACAACCGGTGCAACAGCAACTGCTACAGCGAATCCAACAGCTATCGATATCAGAACAGCTGCTCATAACACTACACTGAATGTTAGTGTATCTCCCGGAAGTATTGGTGATTATGATTTGTTATGGACAGAAGATGGTGCAGGTAGTTTAGACTTTAACAACATCGTAAGTCCTGTTTATACTGCAGCACCTGCAGACCAGGGACAAACCATTACATTTAATGTAACGCTTACACCAAAAGCAGGTACAACAGGATTGTGTCCAAATAATGCAACTGTTACCGTACCTGTAAATGGTACAGCAACATGTGTGGTTACTTGTTTAACCAATTGTACTCCTTGCGCAGGAAGTGTTTCTACTTTCAGAGGGCCTCTTAATGAACCTGCCAGTGCTACTACATTCTACGATTGGAATATTGTATCGGGCGATGCAACAATTACCGGCGCAGACAATGAACAAAATGTTACAGTAACAGCAGGTTTGACCAACTACCGGCTTGAACTTACCATTACATATGCTAACCCTGCTCTTAATCAGGCACCATGCGGTATTGATGTAACAGTGGGCGATGTTCTTGCCAGTGATGACCATACCAATGTAAGTTGCTTTGGTGGCAGTAATGGTAGTGTAACTGTTACGTTCAGTGGCGGTACAGCACCATACGAGGTGAACTTTAATGGCGGAGGTTTTGCGGCTCAAACATCACCTAAAACATACACCGGTTTAGCAGCAGGTGCATACACATGGGTAGTTAGAGATGCAAATGGTTGTGAAGAATCGGGTTCAGAAACCGTTACACAGCCAAGTGATCTTCTTGCCAGTGATGACCATGCCAATGTAAGCTGCTTTGGTGGCAGTAATGGTAGTGTAACTGTTACGTTCAGTGGCGGTACAGCACCATACGAGGTGAACTTTAATGGCGGAGGTTTTGCGGCTCAAACATCACCTAAAACATACACCGGCTTAGCAGCAGGTGCATACACATGGGTAGTGCGAGATGCAAATGGTTGTGAAGAATCGGGTTCAGAAACCGTTACACAGCCAAGTGATCTTCTTGCCAGTGATGACCATGCCAATGTAAGCTGCTTTGGTGGCAGTAATGGTAGTGTAACTGTTACGTTCAGTGGCGGTACAGCACCATACGAGGTGAACTTTAATGGCGGAGGTTTTGCGGCTCAAACATCACCTAAAACATACACCGGCTTAGCAGCAGGTGCATACACATGGGTAGTGCGAGATGCAAATGGTTGTGAAGAATCGGGTTCAGAAACCGTTACACAGCCAAGTGATGTTCTTGCCAGTGATGACCATGCCAATGTAAGTTGCTTTGGTGGCAGTAATGGTAGTGTAACTGTTACGTTCAGTGGCGGTACAGCACCATACGAGGTGAACTTTAATGGCGGAGGTTTTGCGGCTCAAACATCACCTAAAACATACACCGGCTTAGCAGCAGGTGCATACACATGGGTAGTGCGAGATGCAAATGGTTGTGAAGAATCGGGTTCAGAAACCGTTACACAGCCAAGTGATCTTCTTGCCAGTGATGACCATGCCAATGTAAGCTGCTTTGGTGGCAGTAATGGTAGTGTAACTGTTACGTTCAGTGGCGGTACAGCACCATACGAGGTGAACTTTAATGGCGGAGGTTTTGCGGCTCAAACATCACCTAAAACATACACCGGCTTAGCAGCAGGTGCATACACATGGGTAGTGCGAGATGCAAATGGTTGTGAAGAATCGGGTTCAGAAACCGTTACACAGCCAAGTGATCTTCTTGCCAGTGATGACCATGCCAATGTAAGTTGCTTTGGTGGCAGTAATGGTAGTGTAACTGTTACGTTCAGTGGCGGTACAGCACCATACGAGGTGAACTTTAATGGCGGAGGTTTTGCGGCTCAAACATCACCTAAAACATACACCGGTTTAGCAGCAGGTGCATACACATGGGTAGTGCGAGATGCAAATGGTTGTGAAGAATCGGGTTCAGAAACCGTTACACAGCCAAGTGATGTTCTTGCCAGTGATGACCATGCCAATGTAAGTTGCTTTGGTGGCAGTAATGGTAGTGTAACTGTTACGTTCAGTGGCGGTACAGCACCATACGAGGTGAACTTTAATGGCGGAGGTTTTGCGGCTCAAACATCACCTAAAACATACACCGGCTTAGCAGCAGGTGCATACACATGGGTAGTGAGAGATGCAAATGGTTGTGAAGAATCGGGTTCAGAAACCGTTACACAGCCAAGTGATCTTCTTGCCAGTGATGACCATGCCAATGTAAGCTGCTTTGGTGGCAGTAATGGTAGTGTAACTGTTACGTTCAGTGGCGGTACAGCACCATACGAGGTGAACTTTAATGGCGGAGGTTTTGCGGCTCAAACATCACCTAAAACATACACCGGCTTAGCAGCAGGTGCATACACATGGGTAGTGCGAGATGCAAATGGTTGTGAAGAATCGGGTTCAGAAACCGTTACACAGCCAAGTGATGTTCTTGCCAGTGATGACCATGCCAATGTAAGTTGCTTTGGTGGCAGTAATGGTAGTGTAACTGTTACGTTCAGTGGCGGTACAGCACCATACGAGGTGAACTTTAATGGCGGAGGTTTTGCGGCTCAAACATCACCTAAAACATACACCGGTTTAGCAGCAGGTGCATACACATGGGTAGTGAGAGATGCGAATGGTTGTGAAGAATCGGGTTCAGAAACCGTTACACAGCCTGATGCTCTCAGTTGCAGTCTTACCACTCCTTCAATTCCGGTTTGTGGTACAAGCGGCAGCACAGTCAGCGGTACAGTAAGTGGTGGTACCGGTCCATACACATGCTCTGCTTCATTTGATGCTACAGGTGTAAATGCTGGATGGGTTGTTACAAACTGTGAAGTAGTTGCTGGCGTAATCACCGTTACTTATACCTCAGGAGGTGTAGCAAATACAGTGCTTACAGTTACAGTTACTGATGCGAATAATTGCACATCAAACTGTACAGTAACATTAACTTGCGATGGTGGTAAAGGATGTACTCCGGGCTTCTGGAAAACACATCCTGACCTTTGGGATAATTGCAGTGATGGTGTAGTACAGGCAATCCCTGGTGCATCATGTACCGGTACAGGTACAATTGGCAACTTTACTCCGGGTGCTGACTTTACAACAAGTACACCGTTTGTGGCATACTTTGGTATTACCAACAATGGCTGTGGTGGTGGTTGCCGGATTAATAATTTGCCAAGCACAATGGGTGCTGCAATGGCTGCCGCTGGTGGCAGTTGCAATAAACTGGCAAGAACAGCTGTAGCAGCGTTGTTGAATGCAGCCGTATTCGGTGCAGATTATCTTGATGCGACCGGTTTTGCAAGTTTTGCTGATTTGTATAATGCAATTAAGAATGGCTTTAACACCTGCACATACGAACCTTTGGCAACAAACCTTGATAATGCAAATAACCAGGATCATAGTTTGTGCAGTGGTTTACCAGGTACCATTCTCACTTCATCCATTGTAAGCGGCAGAGTTAATCTCAATAATGAAGTTACGCTTAATGCCAGCAGGCAAATAACAGTGCAGGCTTATCCTAATCCATTCAACAGTGAAATAAACTTCCGCTTTATTTCTCCTGAATCAGGATATGCAAACCTTGAAGTGTATGATATGGTAGGAAGGAAACTTTCAATTGTATATTCAGGACATGTGGATGCAAATGTTCAACGCACAGTAACTTACAGAGTGCCGGTTTCACAACAGGTGCCAATGATTTACAGATTAACTGTAAATGGTAAAGCTGTGGTTGGCAAGTTGCTTCCGGGCGATCGAAACAATAATTATTAA
- a CDS encoding T9SS type A sorting domain-containing protein: protein MNWYKENFELRIIDNSGSIISQQTITRNSVAETNNIPVNLEKLSSGVYYIQLQQKGKRWWQKIILQ, encoded by the coding sequence TTGAATTGGTACAAAGAGAATTTTGAACTAAGGATCATTGATAACAGCGGCAGTATCATCTCTCAGCAAACAATTACAAGGAATTCTGTTGCTGAAACAAACAACATTCCTGTTAACCTGGAAAAGCTTTCTTCAGGTGTGTATTATATACAACTGCAACAGAAAGGGAAAAGATGGTGGCAGAAAATAATTCTTCAGTAG